The proteins below come from a single Mangifera indica cultivar Alphonso chromosome 16, CATAS_Mindica_2.1, whole genome shotgun sequence genomic window:
- the LOC123198525 gene encoding ribonucleoside-diphosphate reductase large subunit-like, with amino-acid sequence MYVVKRDGRQEAVHFDKITARLKKLSYGLSTDHCDPVLVSQKVCAGVYKGVTTSQLDELAAETAAAMTTNHPDYACLAARIVVSNLHKNTKKSFSETIKDMYNHFNERSGLKAPLIADDVYEIIMKNAARLDSEIIYDRDFDYDYFGFKTLERSYLLKVQGKMVERPQHMLMRVAVGIHKDDIDSVIKTYHMMSQRWFTQASPTLFNAGTPRPQLSSCFLICMKDDSIEGIYDTLKECAVISKSAGGIGVSVHNIRATGSYIRGTNGTSNGIIPMLRVFNDTARYVDQGGGKRKGAFAVYLEPWHADIFEFLELRKNHGKEEHRARDLFYALWVPDLFMERVQTDGQWSLFCPNEAPGLADCWGPEFERLYTQYEREGKAKKVVEARSLWSEVLTSQIETGTPYMLFKDTCNRKSNQQNLGTIKSSNLCTEIIEYSSPTETAVCNLASIALPRFVREKGVPIESHPSKLVGSRGSKNRYFDFEKLAEVTAIVTENLNKIIDVNYYPVETAKRSNMRHRPIGIGVQGLADTFILLGMPFESPEAQQLNKDIFETIYYHAVKASCVIAGREGPYETYQGSPISKGILQPDMWGVIPSDRWDWGALRDMISKNGVRNSLLVAPMPTASTSQILGNNECFEPYTSNIYSRRVLSGEFVVVNKHLLHDLTEMGLWSPVIKNKIIYDDGSVQKIPEIPEELKAIYKNVWEIKQRTLVDMAVDRGSYIDQSQSLNIHMDQPNFAKLTSLHFHAWSRGLKTGMYYLRSRAAADAIKFTVDTSMLKENPKVVGVEDDDTKMAQVVCSLTNREECLACGS; translated from the exons TTGGCTGCTAGAATTGTTGTTTCAAATCTGCACAAAAATACCAAGAAATCCTTTTCCGAAAC GATCAAGGACATGTATAACCATTTCAATGAGAGATCTGGACTGAAGGCTCCACTGATTGCTGATGATGTTTACGAGATAATCATgaag AATGCTGCTCGTTTGGACAGTGAGATCATCTATGATCGGGATTTTGACTATGATTACTTTGGCTTCAAAACACTTGAGAGGTCTTACCTCTTGAAGGTCCAAGGGAAGATGGTAGAAAGGCCTCAACATATGTTGATGAGGGTTGCTGTTGGAATTCACAAAGATGATATTGACTCTGTTATCAAAACATACCATATGATGTCACAACGATGGTTCACCCAAGCATCTCCCACACTTTTCAATGCTGGAACACCAAGGCCCCAG TTAAGTAGCTGCTTCTTGATTTGCATGAAAGATGATAGTATTGAAGGAATTTATGATACTTTGAAGGAGTGTGCTGTTATCAGCAAATCAGCTGGAGGTATTGGTGTCTCAGTTCATAATATTCGTGCAACAGGAAGCTATATTCGTGGCACAAATGGGACCTCAAATGGTATTATCCCAATGCTGCGGGTGTTCAATGATACTGCTCGTTATGTTGATCAAGGAGGTGGCAAGAGGAAGG GTGCTTTTGCTGTGTACTTGGAGCCATGGCATGCTGATATATTTGAGTTTCTGGAGCTTAGGAAAAATCATGGAAAG GAAGAGCATCGGGCTCGAGATTTGTTTTATGCTCTCTGGGTTCCAGATCTCTTTATGGAAAGAGTCCAAACTGATGGCCAATGGTCATTATTCTGCCCTAATGAGGCTCCTGGACTAGCAGATTGTTGGGGGCCAGAATTTGAGAGACTTTACACCCAATATGAAAGAGAG GGGAAGGCAAAGAAAGTTGTTGAGGCCCGAAGCCTCTGGAGTGAAGTGTTGACTTCCCAAATAGAAACTGGGACCCCCTATATGCTTTTTAAG GACACTTGCAACAGAAAAAGCAACCAGCAGAACCTGGGTACcataaaatcttcaaatttgtGCACTGAGATTATTGAGTACTCAAGTCCAACAGAAACTGCTGTGTGCAATCTGGCATCTATTGCTCTACCACGATTTGTCAGAGAAAAG GGTGTTCCAATTGAGTCACATCCTTCTAAGCTAGTTGGGAGCAGGGGTTCAAAGAATAGATACTTTGACTTTGAAAAATTAGCAGAG GTTACTGCAATTGTTACTGAAAAccttaacaaaataattgatgTTAATTACTACCCAGTTGAAACTGCCAAAAGGTCTAATATGAGACATAGACCCATTGGTATTGGAGTTCAGGGACTTGCAGATACCTTCATTTTGCTTGGAATGCCATTTGAGTCACCAGAG GCACAACAACTAAACAAGGACATCTTTGAGACCATCTACTATCATGCTGTGAAAGCATCTTGTGTGATAGCTGGTAGAGAAGGCCCCTATGAAACATATCAGGGTAGTCCCATAAGCAAG GGAATTCTCCAACCTGACATGTGGGGTGTCATTCCTTCAGATAGGTGGGACTGGGGAGCTCTTAGGGATATGATATCAAAGAATGGAGTGAGAAATTCACTTCTTGTGGCTCCAATGCCAACTGCCTCCACAAGCCAGATTCTTGGGAACAATGAGTGCTTTGAGCCATATACTTCCAATATTTACAGTCGGAGAGTCCTGAG CGGTGAATTTGTGGTAGTGAACAAACATCTTCTTCATGACTTAACCGAGATGGGTCTCTGGTCTCCTGTTATCAAGAACAAGATCATATATGATGATGGCTCTGTTCAGAAGATCCCAGAAATCCCAGAGGAACTGAAAGCAATTTATAA GAATGTTTGGGAGATCAAGCAGAGGACATTGGTCGACATGGCTGTTGATCGGGGCTCTTACATTGATCAGAGCCAAAGCCTCAACATTCATATGGACCAGCCCAATTTTGCAAAGCTGACTTCCCTACACTTTCATGCATGGTCAAGG GGTTTGAAGACTGGAATGTACTATCTTCGCTCACGTGCTGCAGCTGATGCAATCAAGTTCACTGTCGATACTTCCATGCTGAAG GAAAACCCTAAGGTGGTGGGGGTGGAAGATGATGATACAAAGATGGCACAGGTGGTTTGTTCTCTGACAAACCGTGAAGAATGCCTGGCTTGTGGAAGTTAA